The genomic window GAATCCGAAACGTACTTTTCTGGAACCAAAAATATCTCCCGGAACACGTGTCACGTTCAATTGCAGTCGAGAAACGTGGCAAATACGAAGTAATCTTCCAAACTAAGAAGAGCCACAAAGCAGTCGCATGAAAGGCAGCATAAGCTCCCAAAAGGTCCGTCCAACAGGAAGATTTTTTTAGTGGTCAACGTCTTGGTCGAGTTTTTCAAGATCGGGAACTGAtgctttttgctttttgtagTGGTCAACACATGACAACTACAAACTACTACGAAAATGTTTGATGGATTGGATAACGAGGTTAAGCTAATAATGGGCTGAATGGACTTTATTAAAGCCCATACATTCCGTTTCAAATAGAATGGGCTTAGAGGAGTGGTTGAATCAcgtggatttgttttttcttttttttaactctgATCGACGTTTTGTACATACCAGTCAGATTCGCTCTTTTAACCTTTTAAAGGAAATAAAGTTAACCTACGCGTGTAAGGCGCACGTTAGACATCGCCTTTGGAAATTGGCAAACCCTACACCGACCGAACAAAcgattaacaaaaatatacatacTCCTCATATCGAGAGCAGcttccttttcattttcttctccctCTCCTGGGTTTCGTGTGTGAATGTTTCTCTTCCACAAAAGCGATAGAATCCACCAGAAATCTTCGATTGTCTCTCTCCCTCATCtcaattagggtttacggGACCGATTTTCTTCTGTCTTGCGTGCCTACATCCGTCGATTGGGTTGGGAATTTTCAATGCCTGCGAGTTCTTTAGCGGAATCTGTCTCCGAAAACCCTAGGCACTGCCGAGCTGCTAATTTTCGCCTGTGGTTCTGGCTTAACTTCGAGAGTTAGAATCCTtaccttttccttttctgattttcgttgtttttttttcttctgaattcCGATGGCTCCGAGCCGCAAGAGAGGGGGTGGTAGGGCTGCGGCGGCATCATCCGCTCGCCGAGAGTGGAAGGTTGGCGATCTCGTTCTTGCCAAAGTCAAAGGATTTCCTGCTTGGCCTGCCGTGGTATGTGCATCTATGGCTTTGCTTTTTCTgctatttcttctcttttctgtttGGTTCTGCAAGAATTGCTTATTAGATTCATGATTTAGTTTCCAGTTGACGGTAGAAATAGCTAtaaatttagggtttgaagTTGCATGTATGTGCATCTGTATATAATTCAGATGAAAGTTCCTCTCTGGGATTAGCAACTGCCTAAGGGATATGGATATTTTCAGAGGGGTTGGTGACCTTATCTAGTTTTTGGCAGATTGCAGGAATACCCGTGATTAGTTGTTGTAGTTGTTAGTAGATTACCACTGATCCAGACTTTCGTTTAGCAACTTTATAGGCCATTTTACATCTTCTAAGTTTTGGATATATGATGATTATTCCCTATAATATCCCATTTGCCACTTTCCAGACcagtttgaatttgattttttggatCACTTGCTCCTGTGCTAATTGCTGGGAGTGATTTCAGGTTGACGAACCGGAAAAATGGGGCCACTCAGCCGATTCGAAGAAAGTAACTGTTCACTTTTTTGGCACTCAACAGATGTGAGTTCTCAGGCCTTTAGTATCACCctcatatattttgttttgctttctgGTCATACTTCCCAAATGCTTACATTTTCAGTGCGAGTTCCTATTTGTCATCCTACACTTATTTTAGGTCCTTAAATTTTGTGTCCCCGTTTGAGTTGattaattcattttattatgATTCTTATTCGAGGAGATAAACTTCGGTTCTTGTCTCACTAGATTAGGACGTAGAAGCTGGTACCTTGGTTATGGCTGTAGATTTTAACCTTTCCTGTTCCGGCAGGATCAATTTGCTGTGATGTATGTTCTCTAACAGACACCACTAAGCTCTAATTTTACTTGGTTTAGAATCTGAATCATTCCTGGTTTGAACTTCTGTGTTCACTTGAGTTAATGATAATTGAGtcgattttcttctttccagATGTTTCGCAATAGTGCTTCTTTGTTGAACTTATCGTTAGCAATTTTGTGTAGAGCTTCCATATCTGTTGGATGGTGACTTTTGTTATCATTTATCTTAAAGCCTTTTGCATGTTGAATTCTCTGAAAACTCTTTAATCATTTACTTTGCAGATTAGCATCAGCATTTAGCGaatgttctttttgttgcttCATTCATTCCCACGGTTAAGTGGATACTGATGTATAATTATTATGACGAAGCATTTTAGCACAACTGTCTgcttttcaaatttaattggtttttaaGGAATCAGTCCAAGGTTGTAGTAAACTATGCTCACTGTCTCTTCCCTCTAGATCAGttaaatgttatttattttagggtATGCAGTTAGTAATATTTTCTGGTGTATGTGCAGAGCTTTTTGCAATCATGGTGATGTTGAATCATTTActgaggagaagaagcaatcaCTTTTGACAAGACGGCACGCCAAAGGTTCAGATTTTGTCCGTGCTGTCAAGGAGATCACAGAGAGTTACGAGAAGCTGAAGCAGCAGGACCAAGCTAGTGGGCCTAAATATGCTGAAGAAACAACTGCTGGAAGTTCTGGGAACACTTCACAGCTGCCTCAGGCCTGTGAAAATCTAATTGGTTCAAGACTTGACACTCAAATAGAGTCAAGTTCTAGTCATGGTAGAGATGAGTTGACTCTTCTCAGCGAAGATGCTTCAGCTGCTGAACAAATGCTAGCCCTGCGTCATAACACTCTAGCTCATAATGGTGCCTGTGATAGTGCAGCAGCTAAAGATCTATGTGAGATAGCTACATATTCCTcaaggagaagaaatgaaaGGGTGCGGGCTCTAAAGTATGCTCCACAGAGTATAATATTACCGGTTGAGCACTCTAAAATCTCATCAAGGTTGGAATTGGATAGAGTTCAAAGGTCCATGCTTCAATGCAGTGATGGTGGTCCAAGTGTCAATAGTATAAATGGCAAAGCTataagaaggagaaaaagaatcCGTACGTCAGGTCAATCTGAATCAGATGACGTGGTTTCATCAGATCTAAATCTGCACGGATCTGATGAGGACAACGCATCTGAAATTGCTACAGTTGAATCTAACAATAATAGTAGGAATGAAGGCAATGGTGTGGATTCTGGTTCCAAAGTTGAGTATTCTGATGCCGTTGGTGAGGGTTGTGACGGAGGTCATGAGCTTAACAAAGGGCTTGATTTTCATATTAGCACCATGgttaagaggaagaagaggaaaccCACCAGAAAACGTGAAACCAGTGACATTATTGACCCTCCTGCTAAAGTTGAAGCAGAAGGTCTTGGGCCCAATGCATGTGATAGCTGCCAGAGATCTCAAAATTCTCATGAAAGGCTGAATGAGAGGCCCTGTGAAGAGAATGGTGATGAACATTTGCCTCTGGTAAAGCGAGCCAGAGTTCGAATGAGTAGAGCTTTTTATGCTGATGAAAAGGTCAATGCCTCTTCACAGGTGGAAGAGAGATCGTCGAAAGACACCCTACTAAGTGCAGCTTTGCAGACAAGCCCTTCTGTGAATCATGAAAATGGTATTGGTTCTGGTCATGATACTTCTGCAGCCGAAGAATTTAACAGCTTTGAGTTGTCTGCTAAGCTTTCAGGTGTTATGGTTGATGTAGTGCCTTCTCATATGGAGAAACCTTCAGACAGAATGTCTCCTTCTGTGGCCTGTGTTCAGACTGTAGGAGATAGACAAACGGCTGTGAATTTCCATGAGAACGAGTTTACCATGACACTAGATGATGAAGTAACTCGAGCACAATCTAACCAACTTAGCAGTTTGGTAGAAACAGAAGCTCGTGTTCCTGAAGTAGTTCAGGGATGTTCTGAGGAATCGCAAACTGGGAACTGTCTAATTAGTGAGACTGATCCTATTGATATACAATGCTCACATCAAAGTGAGAAACATGAAACCCCTTTGAATCCTGATATCGTTGATTCATCTGCAAATAAGTCCCCCGGTTTATGCTCGAGTTTGGATATGACAACAACAGTGGTACCTGCTCAATCTCCTCACCAACACAAAATCCAGGAGTATGATTCTAGTGACCATTCATTGGTCATTGTTGGAGATTCTCTTAATGGAAAATGTGAGAAAATTGATTACTGTATGACTCAGGTTGTTCAGTCCCAAGCCTTAGAACCGCCGCCTCCATTGTTCTGTTCAGTGGTCAATTATCAGGAGGTTGAAAACCTGCAGGAGACTGAAAATACTCTTTGGAAAGAAAACCAAGGAAGTCCCGGTAAAGAACTTGATAGTGACAAACAAGCTCACATGATACAGAATCCAGTACTCTCTGCTACTGAAAGTGAAATGATCGTAGATGATGCGGAACCTCAGTATGAAACTGTATATAGTCACTGTGCAGATGCTGTGGAGAACAGAGAGCTGGAAAAGAGGTGAGTCTACTGATTTTGTCTCTACTCCTATACTAACCTCTGATTCTatgttgtttccttttttgatTTTCCTTATTAGAAAAACTTTTCTAATTACAATCATGTGTTCAATTTCTAACCACATTGGAATATTTTATGCATGGAGTCCTCATAGGCAGATTGATGTAGAACATGACTAGGAATCTATCTATTCACTTTTTGACATAAAATTCcatttctttgttatttctttctttctttgtaatttGCATTTTCCTTTTACAGTTGAAGATTCCCAGTTcctatttaaattttctcttGCTTTGAAAGTCTATGTAGAGGATATGCATATTGAGTTTAAGCAAAACATCAATTAGATTAAGTTTCTTCAGACTTTATCTTGGTCAAGTTTTTCCAATTCACGGAACTGGTTGACTAACAGTATGGTATGTCTGTGTGCATTGGCAGTTGTGAGGTTGATGAGCAGAAGGAGCAGATGCAAGCCACCAATTCTATCTCAGTATCTGAGAACTTTTCACGTGAAAAATTGAATTCATCTCCTGCAAGGGGTACTCCAAATTGCAACTCAGTATGCCGAATTTCTACCGCAGAAAGTGAAAATGCTATGCAGAACAACAGTTATTACAGCACCAATGTTCAGTATGGTGAGAACAAATCATTAAATGTTGACACtgtcaaagaagaaagcaaagttGAAACAGGCACAACTCAGGTGAAGAAAGTTGTTAGTTCTGATGTGCAATGCACTGTTGAGTCTTTTGAGACTGCACTTGACTCATTGGTGAGGACAAAGGAGACCATTGGCCGAGCAACTCGCTTGGCTATGGACTTGGCGAAATTTGGCGTTTCAGCAAAGGTATGAAACGTTCTCTCTGCTTGTGATCTTGTCTTATCTGTTTGTGGATGCCACATGTTAATTAGAGGTGGAATCCAATCGGAGACAAATTTCTTCTTATAGATTGTTAAAACATTGTACCTGGATCTGTCCCATGCTATATACCTATTTGCATTTATCAAATAGTTAATTGCGAGAACATGTCAAATTGTCAATACCAACTTTATGTATTACTACGAATTAGAGAAACAccttatatatattgttttgtctaCTGATTTTAGGATGCTGTAGGCATCCAGCCACTCTTTTCAAGCAA from Arabidopsis thaliana chromosome 3, partial sequence includes these protein-coding regions:
- a CDS encoding Tudor/PWWP/MBT domain-containing protein (Tudor/PWWP/MBT domain-containing protein; FUNCTIONS IN: molecular_function unknown; INVOLVED IN: biological_process unknown; LOCATED IN: cellular_component unknown; EXPRESSED IN: 25 plant structures; EXPRESSED DURING: 14 growth stages; CONTAINS InterPro DOMAIN/s: RNA polymerase II, large subunit, CTD (InterPro:IPR006569), PWWP (InterPro:IPR000313); BEST Arabidopsis thaliana protein match is: Tudor/PWWP/MBT domain-containing protein (TAIR:AT2G48160.1); Has 1177 Blast hits to 1087 proteins in 165 species: Archae - 0; Bacteria - 37; Metazoa - 667; Fungi - 174; Plants - 161; Viruses - 0; Other Eukaryotes - 138 (source: NCBI BLink).); this encodes MAPSRKRGGGRAAAASSARREWKVGDLVLAKVKGFPAWPAVVDEPEKWGHSADSKKVTVHFFGTQQIAFCNHGDVESFTEEKKQSLLTRRHAKGSDFVRAVKEITESYEKLKQQDQASGPKYAEETTAGSSGNTSQLPQACENLIGSRLDTQIESSSSHGRDELTLLSEDASAAEQMLALRHNTLAHNGACDSAAAKDLCEIATYSSRRRNERVRALKYAPQSIILPVEHSKISSRLELDRVQRSMLQCSDGGPSVNSINGKAIRRRKRIRTSGQSESDDVVSSDLNLHGSDEDNASEIATVESNNNSRNEGNGVDSGSKVEYSDAVGEGCDGGHELNKGLDFHISTMVKRKKRKPTRKRETSDIIDPPAKVEAEGLGPNACDSCQRSQNSHERLNERPCEENGDEHLPLVKRARVRMSRAFYADEKVNASSQVEERSSKDTLLSAALQTSPSVNHENGIGSGHDTSAAEEFNSFELSAKLSGVMVDVVPSHMEKPSDRMSPSVACVQTVGDRQTAVNFHENEFTMTLDDEVTRAQSNQLSSLVETEARVPEVVQGCSEESQTGNCLISETDPIDIQCSHQSEKHETPLNPDIVDSSANKSPGLCSSLDMTTTVVPAQSPHQHKIQEYDSSDHSLVIVGDSLNGKCEKIDYCMTQVVQSQALEPPPPLFCSVVNYQEVENLQETENTLWKENQGSPGKELDSDKQAHMIQNPVLSATESEMIVDDAEPQYETVYSHCADAVENRELEKSCEVDEQKEQMQATNSISVSENFSREKLNSSPARGTPNCNSVCRISTAESENAMQNNSYYSTNVQYGENKSLNVDTVKEESKVETGTTQVKKVVSSDVQCTVESFETALDSLVRTKETIGRATRLAMDLAKFGVSAKAMEILAHTLESESNLQRRVDLFFLVDSIAQCSKGLNGDAGGVYLSSIQAMLPRLLTAAVPAGATTQENRKQCLKVLRLWLERRILPESIVRHHIRELDSLSNVPACLYSRRSARTERALDDPVRDMEGILVDEYGSNSTLQLHGFCIPPILRDEDEGSDSDGGDFESVTPEHESRSLEEHVTPSITERHTRILEDVDGELEMEDVAPPWEGGSSASAITDQADNRESANCLLVPGTSHQNVTSSSPPARPSQNAQLAMSNSYSNGFDYRRNPSMQGDYHAGPPRMNPPMHYGSPEPSYSSRVSLSKSMPRGEGSNFQHRPYPSSHPPPPPPSHHYSYMEPDHHIKSRREGLSYPHRSHYTLEFDERNYQDSYERMRPEPCENRDNWRYHPPSSHGPRYHDRHKGPHQSSSYSGHHRDSGRLQNNRWSDSPRAYNNRHSYHYKQHSEGPVPVGMRDPGTWHQR